In a single window of the Scyliorhinus torazame isolate Kashiwa2021f chromosome 2, sScyTor2.1, whole genome shotgun sequence genome:
- the LOC140389546 gene encoding xin actin-binding repeat-containing protein 2-like isoform X1 produces the protein MESESQSRMVRETQRENISASPISTQETESTQDKIVREDLQAARRIERFAIPLDDLKMLFEKSETPKKCKKELRGGGSPSPPSKQQSGNPSGSSLTNLDWKVRGELEETMSRDGKETNSSEAAVISDEPSQAETVPLDIQETIPLKDRLAMYQAAVSKKESNSSSVVAAEEEARALPGGLASVKKQFESHNTVAHYQQQTVQDVTSTRKVQVNNCTRKNDQANGPPSTSEEHISYTMETASVMEQNTHLSSMVGNLESQLIDGVTEDEKPKVSTQMLKQQFEKTAQPTQIATNTTKKIKTEHNFQEMQWPPDVSTSNISTTAGKISEATSLREIGSTAASVSSNCGSMEEFPPPPPDLLNEPSETTYFSQSPELPLSSAKQIIPKDLYSKQRNLYELKRLYKHINPGMRKNLEKEFIQEISEIVTNETKNNDVMGDVQQAKYVFEHTGLSPHKCMSPEREYLEWDEILKGEVQSMRWMFETQPLDSIKDESPDQNETKCISQQEMIGGGDVKYTAWMFESQAIDTLGVSSPESTETTGKIPELARGDVRTATWLFETQPLDTMNKIHHEDEQATETLTTKDITAGDVKTARYLFETQSLDTLGHLDSVDEINFLHLKTEVEEIKGNVKKTTKLFETQPLYVIRDQSGQVLEIKTVKREEIERGDVRTARWLFETKHLDMIHKDISNVKVVCGISREEVNKGGVNKAKWLFETHSLDSIKEQLETDTSAEYQEEIQGADVSRQCWMFETQPFDSLKDNDNARPIETEEIIGGDVRSTKHLFETVPMDTLKDSPDVGKLKHVVASEEEKGDVRHQTWLFETQPLEMIGEEKEKYTKTIQLEEIKKGDVNNHRKMFETMDLSHTDEYKKIQVDGVTSGAVMSNRTLFETTPLYAVQDSAGHYHEVKTVRREEIVRGDVRTCRWMFETTPIDQFDESIQKFQIIKGISKEEIQSGDVKTAKWLFETQPLDAIKYFSNVEDEEIITTQRDDIKGNVQTCRWLFETQPMDALYEKVDIKNEVDEIQKGDVETCTWLFETQPLDAIKDHSETILTTRTVQREDIQGSDVRMACFLFETEPLGNIQGEKEEFRQVTKIDIQSGDVSRKKWIFENKSLDLINSSSEEMLKKIKSMTAEDIQKGNVINCTWLFENHPIDAIKENAEERAILRTINDVQGGDVDKGRFIFETYSLDQIKEDSSETTDLNRFSMEQIEKGDVKNYTMLFETQPLYAIKDKEGCYHEVTTVRKEEVISGDVRGTRWLFETKPLDLIKETDEVYVIKAVTQEDIQKGDVTSARWRFETQPLDKITDHEKVKFKTVSDVQGGNVRSSTQLFESDRDQKYVRTVSVSEIQHGNVRTATWLFESHTIDEIKGEDAEYKEIETVGREDIQKGDVKQAIWLFEKQPLNSVKEVNDTHLKILHEEIPQVDVKTTTWLFETTPLHQFNESAVERSEIIGKNIEGTLKSLYDCKLLQSQGIIIEADEVGDVRMAKYQLLNQTSPEVEKEQIIRGDLQKIMIELLSKKDSTEKGITVDPNEKGNIHLTRAQLLKKTTDINVEKEEILGCDIQQVISNLLSRDSSAKKGILIQESEKGDVKMTVYSLLNRSDNMKVQQGEVTKGDIQAAIDKLIAATSQSSELAQKVRVNDTEKGNVQFYTTCIESGALDYLKVLQQGTDESTMAQQKAEEIIYGDVEGAKQKLKKQQTQIERTVAESEILFGDVQNAVLTFMAEKQTVSASVEKEEIVRGDLRAALYSLNQAINQPTVVEKEQVVRGNLSATLKSLEEAKSQKTCIEKFEVIPGDIKGTLDSLGKSKYTNIEVVEGDGEHGDLQCISKCLDNVQNKKEQAERGIRMRTDLQSSMRNVLETASEKKVLHWISNKGDAKATIQNLQHPSEQWMQPQASGTGAVQNKIHQESHKQKTVAKDTGHKRGACNSIKPLLTTQEQSWMDITKNVNTIQTKHESIKIVNVKADDSVKSDIQDEVQSLSPPDKQHQSKVNEVVKEDITKTLDVHSTRRTSKCSGAQSVQATRIKSTDDTYDAHKIREPFGSFDKQIAKQLVSVSADGQSSFQPPRTSEIIEIPKADIFTDIETVVAQVMNSQPIQGTSIVQQMAQVSNQTVQTSTSQSIMEYDIKSKQEIKRNNELHKTIDNHSQRGNKGLASKIKSGTTSFEKVRISTNKMDIQTQNTRKKGLSHEKMDKKSMSGVQFTIPPAPLSSHGKFVLSPPPSHIEEDGQMFPLPPPPPPPLVQIKSEMYETELPPSPFPTPPPPPPPISPTIPLLQEMFTAGHLLPPSPSPSDLNLLPLPSSHPRSPSQQRKLVNKASKLQPSPKMPNLEYNKQKEQLKNLQLISKPNVTIAEDPMSSKQDIQQQKHEPAQGKHPEPVQHLTRPQVIQSPPHQPEIRPVQKPTQENPAQAASAVNHAFMPPNPSSTRETIKPQPYARKFKTPLMVAEEKYRKEREEMERSRAAKMAWPTNLGKPATAASKSPTKGGSENSFTVMPSVLPNVKSSADHLTSPAGQVVQRENMPPVQKYQIYPKPAETPTAEQHIHPEPSEPTASEVLISTLDSSSQTAVVAASEQLHHILKYSSDVTSNKEDIFNAFKGSVKDIGLETIKQDKETHAKAQEQPGHIKPQSVPSPKFKVKTTQLSKGGHTMQEKKESALSYKEEQKQILKPEENKSQEKTATKQFQLKQNNCMDVAKQEQHNVIVQQHNHMGKYYLSATESKDHNIETTTIPQTLATNVAQDQVKNKKAAQHNQQTYRAHSEETQKVQEKKGKGAVYKEIKNEKMQMHHVKAQKEVFPKFQGEQDQQKADLIVNNQKPLGEHHDWKEMLFSENQIEHKIEQGSFQATEEQSFYVKHAGTKQGLAPAHMERTNQEKEESGSTAIHEKEFDKGIARHYVEISDSYRKREELQNILFRLIQFEKANDNMDLNALKAFLEVVPKWLTDVHRFPMKDIKGNDLQKMKKELTQIKERALLKLAYFDESIQKALISMSGLKPEKETFSGSTPSQKISKISIGSCKLDKQGKRNVEEQACESRRQQLSEPAGQRAQSPAKRMPSPSPSYITIESTARRTESPLRTVSSPPLSQKAYSTPSPVHQETTQMSPIPMHSSDMPTSRIRTSSTSPSLPRSKRYDQLAKLKGTTAKLSQGISQSTQSTHVQVAEKRSEIIPSPATLRRQLKIDTPVTDILPKHESPVKSVTVKDMTEMFEEARRSEKNKVYMRKDPIDIPERLGSDTEDSESAAGKQNVQMPKVDLSECVHKFEVPDQAISFQKEPVIITERSGTDGEANLFGKIPLFEEIPTFDVKPVFESSGQMTIPIKHEQPQGDGKHLKKSKYSQRVKEGIKAATQSRPYPDVINKQLAHVDGFVTEATGSRTRIQHSEMFSGIDSRHAPPTYEDVISGQILDMSADNTPEELLKNFQKTWQESERVFRSLGYEISDTSETRWQEDALQEDVLTENTGSYQGDLHSLSKDSVSYGKSDCRHANLS, from the exons GCCTCTGTTATGGAACAGAATACTCATCTGTCAAGTATGGTGGGCAACCTTGAAAGTCAATTGA TAGATGGAGTGACTGAAGATGAAAAGCCAAAAGTCTCCACTCAGATGTTAAAACAGCAGTTTGAAAAAACAGCCCAGCCCACCCAAATAGCGACTAACACCACCAAAAAGATTAAG ACAGAGCACAACTTCCAAGAGATGCAGTGGCCTCCTGATGTTTCTACTTCCAACATCTCCACTACAGCGGGCAAGATTTCTGAAGCCACATCATTAAGAGAAATAGGCAGCACAGCGGCTTCAGTGTCCAGTAACTGTGGAAGCATGGAAGagttccctcctccaccaccagatTTACTCAATGAACCATCAGAAACAACTTATTTCTCGCAATCTCCCGAACTCCCTCTTTCTTCGGCAAAACAAATCATTCCTAAGGACTTGTATTCAAAGCAAAGGAATCTTTATGAGCTAAAGCGTTTGTATAAACATATTAATCCAGGGATGAGAAAGAACCTGGAAAAGGAATTTATACAAGAGATCAGTGAGATTGTGACAAACGAAACGAAAAATAATGATGTAATGGGAGATGTGCAACAGGCTAAATATGTCTTTGAACACACTGGCCTGAGCCCCCATAAATGTATGAGCCCAGAAAGAGAGTATTTAGAATGGGATGAGATCCTTAAAGGAGAGGTACAGTCCATGCGCTGGATGTTTGAGACTCAACCATTAGATTCTATAAAGGATGAATCCCCAGACCAAAATGAGACAAAATGCATTTCACAACAAGAGATGATAGGAGGAGGTGATGTGAAGTACACAGCATGGATGTTTGAGTCACAAGCTATTGATACACTTGGTGTAAGTTCTCCTGAATCTACAGAAACCACTGGTAAGATCCCTGAATTAGCAAGAGGGGATGTCCGCACTGCCACCTGGTTGTTTGAAACACAGCCACTTGACACAATGAATAAGATTCACCATGAAGATGAGCAGGCAACAGAAACTTTAACCACAAAAGACATTACTGCCGGTGATGTTAAAACGGCAAGATATTTATTTGAAACTCAGTCCCTTGATACACTTGGGCACTTAGATTCAGTGGATGAAATTAACTTCCTGCATCTGAAAACTGAAGTTGAAGAAATTAAAGGAAATGTGAAGAAAACAACAAAGTTATTTGAAACTCAACCTCTCTATGTCATTAGGGATCAGTCTGGTCAAGTGCTGGAAATCAAAACTGTCAAAAGAGAGGAGATTGAAAGAGGAGATGTAAGAACTGCACGCTGGCTGTTTGAGACAAAACATTTAGATATGATTCATAAGGACATTTCAAATGTAAAGGTTGTATGTGGTATCTCTAGGGAGGAAGTTAATAAAGGCGGTGTGAACAAGGCTAAATGGTTATTTGAAACACATTCTCTAGACAGCATCAAAGAACAGTTAGAAACAGATACTTCAGCCGAGTATCAGGAAGAAATACAAGGTGCTGATGTTAGTAGACAATGCTGGATGTTTGAAACCCAACCATTTGACTCACTAAAAGACAATGATAATGCAAGACCTATAGAAACTGAAGAAATAATAGGAGGTGATGTGCGTTCAACAAAACACTTATTTGAGACTGTTCCAATGGACACCTTAAAGGACAGCCCAGATGTTGGAAAGCTTAAACATGTGGTTGCTTCTGAAGAAGAAAAAGGGGATGTGAGACACCAGACATGGCTTTTTGAGACCCAACCACTTGAGATGATTGGGGAGGAGAAAGAAAAATATACAAAAACAATTCAGCTGGAAGAAATCAAAAAAGGTGATGTCAACAATCACAGAAAGATGTTTGAAACCATGGATTTGAGTCACACCGATGAATATAAGAAGATTCAAGTGGATGGTGTTACTAGTGGTGCTGTAATGTCAAATAGAACTTTATTTGAAACAACTCCTCTATATGCTGTTCAGGATAGTGCTGGACACTATCATGAGGTTAAAACTGTGAGGAGAGAAGAAATTGTGAGGGGTGATGTCCGAACATGTAGATGGATGTTTGAGACAACACCTATTGATCAGTTTGATGAAAGTATTCAAAAGTTTCAAATCATCAAGGGTATATCCAAAGAGGAAATACAATCTGGCGATGTGAAAACTGCAAAGTGGCTCTTTGAAACACAACCGCTTGATGCCATCAAGTATTTTAGCAATGTAGAAGATGAAGAAATTATAACCACGCAGCGTGATGATATTAAAGGAAATGTACAGACTTGCAGATGGTTGTTCGAGACACAGCCAATGGATGCTCTTTATGAAAAAGTAGATATTAAAAATGAAGTAGATGAGATTCAGAAAGGAGATGTAGAAACGTGTACTTGGTTATTTGAAACTCAGCCCTTAGATGCAATAAAAGATCATTCAGAAACAATTCTAACCACACGTACAGTACAGCGGGAGGACATCCAGGGAAGTGATGTGCGAATGGCCTGCTTCCTGTTTGAGACTGAACCTCTCGGAAATATACAAGGAGAGAAGGAAGAATTTAGGCAGGTAACTAAAATAGATATACAATCAGGGGATGTATCTCGTAAGAAGTGGATCTTTGAAAACAAATCTCTTGATCTGATCAACTCCAGTTCAGAAGAGATGTTGAAGAAAATTAAATCAATGACAGCAGAAGATATTCAGAAAGGCAATGTTATTAATTGCACTTGGCTTTTTGAAAATCATCCAATAGATGCTATAAAAGAAAATGCTGAAGAGCGAGCAATTCTCCGCACAATCAACGATGTTCAGGGTGGGGATGTTGATAAAGGGCGTTTCATTTTTGAGACTTACTCATTGGATCAGATTAAGGAAGACTCTTCGGAGACCACAGATCTCAATAGGTTTAGTATGGAACAAATAGAAAAAGGAGACGTTAAGAACTACACAATGTTGTTTGAAACTCAACCATTGTATGCCATCAAAGATAAGGAAGGATGTTATCATGAAGTCACAACTGTTCGGAAAGAGGAAGTGattagtggagatgtgcggggcaccAGGTGGCTGTTTGAAACTAAGCCACTAGATTTAATTAAAGAAACTGATGAAGTATATGTCATCAAAGCTGTGACACAGGAGGATATTCAAAAAGGGGACGTTACTTCTGCACGCTGGAGATTTGAAACACAACCACTGGACAAAATTACAGATCATGAGAAAGTAAAATTCAAAACAGTTTCTGACGTACAAGGTGGCAATGTGAGATCAAGTACCCAACTATTTGAGTCTGACCGTGATCAGAAATATGTTAGAACAGTCAGTGTCAGCGAAATACAGCATGGTAACGTAAGGACTGCCACTTGGCTTTTTGAATCACATACCATTGATGAAATAAAAGGGGAAGATGCAGAATATAAAGAGATTGAGACAGTTGGACGAGAGGATATACAAAAAGGAGATGtaaaacaggccatttggcttTTTGAGAAGCAACCATTGAATAGCGTAAAGGAAGTGAATGATACACATCTAAAAATACTTCACGAAGAAATTCCACAGGTGGATGTTAAAACTACAACCTGGCTTTTTGAAACTACACCTTTGCACCAATTCAATGAAAGTGCAGTAGAAAGGTCAGAAATAATAGGAAAAAATATTGAGGGAACACTTAAGTCACTCTACGACTGCAAACTTCTCCAATCCCAAGGAATCATCATTGAAGCAGATGAGGTTGGGGATGTCAGAATGGCAAAATATCAACTTCTGAATCAAACATCCCCCGAGGTAGAAAAGGAACAGATTATCAGAGGAGATCTCCAAAAAATAATGATCGAATTACTATCCAAAAAGGACAGTACAGAAAAGGGAATTACTGTGGACCCTAATGAAAAAGGTAACATTCATTTGACAAGAGCACAACTTTTGAAGAAGACAACGGATATTAATGTTGAAAAAGAAGAAATACTTGGTTGTGATATTCAGCAAGTTATCAGCAATCTTTTAAGTCGCGACAGCTCTGCAAAAAAGGGGATTCTGATTcaggagagtgagaaaggggatgtTAAGATGACAGTTTATTCTCTTCTCAACAGATCAGATAACATGAAGGTTCAGCAAGGTGAAGTAACAAAAGGCGATATACAAGCTGCAATTGATAAGCTGATAGCTGCTACGTCTCAGAGCAGTGAACTTGCACAGAAGGTCAGAGTAAATGACACCGAAAAGGGCAACGTTCAGTTTTACACAACTTGTATCGAATCGGGAGCATTGGACTATCTTAAAGTACTTCAGCAAGGGACTGACGAAAGCACAATGGCGCAACAGAAGGCCGAGGAAATAATATATGGAGATGTTGAGGGTGCCAAACAAAAGCTGAAGAAGCAGCAAACGCAGATTGAACGGACAGTTGCGGAATCTGAAATTCTGTTTGGTGATGTCCAAAATGCAGTGCTGACTTTTATGGCAGAGAAACAAACTGTATCTGCCAGTGTAGAAAAAGAAGAAATTGTACGAGGCGATTTAAGAGCAGCTTTGTATTCACTCAATCAGGCCATAAATCAACCCACGGTAGTAGAAAAGGAACAAGTTGTACGTGGCAATCTATCTGCAACTCTCAAATCTCTTGAAGAAGCAAAATCTCAGAAAACATGTATTGAAAAGTTTGAAGTAATTCCAGGAGACATTAAAGGCACTCTAGATTCACTGGGAAAGTCAAAATATACCAATATTGAAGTGGTCGAAGGAGATGGGGAACATGGTGACCTCCAATGTATTTCAAAATGTTTAGACAACGTCCAAAACAAAAAGGAGCAGGCTGAAAGGGGAATCAGAATGAGAACTGACCTTCAATCCTCAATGAGGAATGTATTGGAAACCGCTTCTGAAAAGAAAGTGCTGCACTGGATAAGCAATAAAGGAGATGCAAAAGCTACTATCCAAAATTTACAGCATCCATCAGAACAGTGGATGCAACCTCAGGCTAGTGGAACAGGAGCTGTTCAAAATAAAATCCATCAGGAAAGCCATAAACAGAAAACTGTTGCAAAGGACACTGGCCATAAAAGAGGTGCATGTAATTCCATAAAACCTCTTTTAACAACTCAAGAACAAAGTTGGATGGATATTACAAAAAACGTTAACACAATACAGACAAAACATGAGAGTATTAAAATAGTTAACGTGAAAGCAGATGATTCGGTGAAAAGTGATATACAAGATGAAGTTCAATCTCTTTCGCCACCTGATAAGCAACATCAATCTAAAGTAAATGAAGTTGTTAAAGAAGACATAACGAAAACCTTAGATGTGCACAGTACCAGGAGGACATCTAAATGTAGTGGTGCACAAAGTGTACAAGCAACCAGAATTAAGTCCACAGATGATACATACGATGCACACAAAATAAGAGAACCTTTTGGTTCATTTGACAAGCAAATAGCTAAACAGCTGGTTTCAGTCTCAGCAGATGGTCAGAGTTCTTTCCAGCCACCAAGAACTTCTGAGATTATTGAAATACCAAAGGCTGACATTTTTACAGACATTGAAACAGTAGTTGCACAAGTCATGAACTCTCAACCCATTCAGGGCACCAGTATTGTGCAGCAAATGGCACAGGTATCCAATCAAACAGTCCAGACTTCTACGTCCCAGTCCATAATGGAATATGATATAAAAAGTAAACAGGAAATTAAAAGGAACAACGAGCTGCATAAAACCATCGACAACCATAGTCAGAGAGGAAATAAAGGACTTGCATCTAAGATCAAATCTGGAACTACTTCATTTGAAAAAGTACGAATATCTACAAACAAAATGGACATTCAAACTCAAAATACCAGAAAGAAAGGATTAAGCCATGAAAAGATGGACAAAAAGAGTATGTCAGGGGTTCAGTTTACAATTCCACCTGCTCCACTATCCTCTCATGGTAAATTTGTGCTTTCTCCTCCTCCTTCGCATATAGAAGAAGATGGTCAAATGTTtcctctcccaccaccaccaccaccaccattagtCCAGATAAAATCAGAAATGTATGAAACTGAACTCCCTCCTTCTCCTTTTCCtactccacctcctccccctccccctatcaGTCCTACAATACCACTTCTCCAGGAAATGTTCACAGCAGGACATCTTCTTCCTCCATCTCCTTCACCGTCTGATTTAAACTTACTACCACTACCATCATCGCACCCCCGATCACCTTCCCAACAAAGGAAACTTGTTAATAAGGCATCAAAGTTGCAGCCTTCACCAAAAATGCCGAATCTTGAATACAATAAACAAAAAGAACAACTTAAGAACCTCCAACTTATCTCAAAACCAAATGTAACTATAGCTGAGGATCCCATGTCTTCAAAGCAAGATATTCAACAGCAGAAACATGAACCCGCACAAGGGAAACATCCTGAACCTGTTCAGCATTTAACACGTCCACAAGTTATACAATCACCACCCCATCAGCCAGAAATAAGGCCCGTTCAAAAGCCAACACAGGAAAATCCAGCACAGGCTGCTTCTGCTGTTAACCACGCTTTTATGCCACCAAATCCTTCATCCACGAGAGAAACTATAAAACCGCAGCCTTATGCCAGGAAATTTAAAACTCCTTTAATGGTAGCAGAAGAAAAATAcaggaaagagagagaagaaatggAAAGAAGTAGAGCAGCTAAAATGGCTTGGCCCACAAATTTGGGAAAGCCAGCCACAGCAGCATCAAAAAGCCCAACTAAAGGAGGATCTGAAAATAGTTTCACAGTGATGCCTTCAGTTTTGCCGAATGTTAAATCATCTGCTGATCACTTGACTTCCCCAGCTGGTCAGGTAGTGCAACGAGAAAACATGCCACCTGTTCAGAAGTATCAGATTTACCCAAAACCGGCAGAGACCCCCACTGCAGAGCAGCACATTCATCCAGAGCCGTCAGAGCCCACTGCATCAGAAGTTTTGATATCTACTTTGGATTCTTCCTCCCAGACAGCAGTGGTAGCTGCTTCAGAGCAACTGCACCATATCTTAAAATATTCCTCAGATGTAACGAGCAATAAGGAAGACATATTTAATGCATTTAAAGGTTCAGTGAAAGATATTGGCTTGGAAACCATTAAACAAGACAAAGAGACACATGCAAAGGCACAAGAACAGCCTGGTCATATAAAGCCTCAATCAGTTCCTTCGCCAAAATTTAAGGTCAAGACTACTCAGCTATCTAAAGGGGGTCACACAATGcaagaaaagaaagaaagtgcaCTCTCATACAAAGAGGAGCAAAAACAAATTTTGAAACCAGAAGAAAATAAAAGTCAAGAGAAAACTGCCACTAAACAATTTCAACTAAAACAAAATAACTGTATGGATGTGGCTAAACAAGAGCAGCATAATGTTATTGTTCAGCAACATAATCATATGGGTAAATATTACCTATCAGCAACTGAAAGTAAGGATCATAACATTGAAACGACAACTATTCCACAAACGCTTGCAACAAATGTTGCACAAGATCAAGTGAAAAACAAGAAAGCAGCACAACATAATCAACAAACCTATAGAGCTCATTCAGAAGAAACTCAGAAAGTACAAGAAAAGAAGGGAAAAGGAGCCGTTTACAAAGAAATAAAGAATGAAAAAATGCAGATGCATCATGTTAAAGCCCAGAAGGAAGTGTTTCCAAAATTTCAAGGTGAACAAGATCAGCAGAAAGCTGACTTAATAGTAAATAATCAAAAGCCTTTAGGCGAACACCATGATTGGAAAGAAATGCTATTTTCAGAAAATCAGATTGAACATAAGATAGAACAGGGATCTTTTCAGGCAACAGAAGAGCAGTCTTTTTATGTAAAACATGCAGGCACTAAGCAAGGGCTGGCCCCTGCTCACATGGAACGTACAAACCAGGAGAAGGAGGAAAGTGGAAGTACTGCTATACATGAAAAGGAATTTGATAAAGGTATAGCAAGACATTATGTAGAAATTAGTGATAGTTACCGAAAGCGTGAGGAACTGCAAAATATTTTATTCCGATTGATTCAATTTGAAAAAGCAAATGACAACATGGATCTAAACGCACTGAAAGCCTTTTTGGAAGTGGTTCCTAAATGGCTGACAGATGTTCATAGATTTCCAATGAAGGATATCAAAGGGAATGATTTGCAAAAGATGAAAAAAGAACTAACACAGATTAAAGAGAGAGCATTACTAAAGCTTGCCTACTTTGATGAATCAATACAAAAAGCGTTGATTTCTATGTCTGGTTTAAAAcctgaaaaagaaacatttagtggcAGCACTCCATCACAGAAAATATCCAAGATAAGCATTGGCTCTTGCAAATTAGATAAACAAGGAAAAAGAAATGTGGAAGAGCAAGCATGTGAAAGTAGAAGACAACAATTGAGTGAACCTGCAGGGCAGAGAGCTCAATCTCCGGCAAAAAGAATGCCATCGCCATCCCCTTCATACATCACTATTGAGTCTACTGCAAGGCGCACAGAATCACCCCTTAGAACTGTTTCCTCTCCTCCACTTTCTCAGAAAGCATATAGTACACCATCTCCAGTCCATCAGGAAACTACACAGATGTCTCCCATACCAATGCACAGCTCTGACATGCCAACATCCAGGATTCGCACATCATCAACATCACCTTCTCTACCGAGAAGTAAACGTTATGACCAGCTTGCCAAACTTAAAGGTACCACAGCCAAACTGTCACAGGGTATTTCACAATCTACGCAGTCTACACATGTTCAGGTAGCAGAAAAGAGGTCAGAAATTATTCCATCCCCAGCAACTCTTCGACGACAGTTAAAGATTGACACGCCAGTTACAGACATATTACCTAAACATGAATCTCCTGTAAAGTCCGTTACGGTTAAGGATATGACCGAAATGTTTGAAGAGGCTCGGAGGTCAGAAAAAAACAAAGTGTATATGCGTAAAGATCCTATAGACATTCCAGAACGTTTGGGCTCTGACACAGAGGATTCTGAATCTGCTGCTGGCAAGCAGAATGTCCAGATGCCCAAAGTAGATCTTTCAGAATGTGTTCATAAATTTGAAGTGCCAGATCAAGCAATTTCTTTCCAAAAAGAACCAGTCATAATCACTGAAAGGTCAGGAACAGACGGTGAAGCTAACCTGTTTGGGAAAATACCTTTGTTTGAGGAAATCCCAACATTTGATGTGAAACCTGTGTTTGAAAGCTCTGGGCAAATGACTATTCCTATAAAACATGAACAACCCCAGGGAGATGGAAAACATCTGAAAAAATCTAAGTATTCACAGAGAGTCAAGGAAGGAATTAAGGCAGCAACACAATCTCGGCCATATCCAGATGTAATTAATAAGCAGCTTGCACATGTGGATGGTTTTGTTACTGAAGCAACCGGTTCCAGAACTAGAATCCAGCACTCTGAAATGTTTTCAGGCATTGATTCAAGGCATGCACCGCCAACCTACGAAGATGTAATTTCAGGACAGATATTGGATATGTCAGCTGATAACACACCAGAAGAATTGCTGAAGAATTTTCAAAAGACGTGGCAGGAAAGCGAACGCGTCTTCAGGAGCCTTGGTTACGAAATCTCAGACACCAGTGAAACTAGGTGGcaagaagatgcacttcaggaggaTGTTTTGACTG